In Pseudostreptobacillus hongkongensis, the DNA window TTACTATTTCTTAATTGAACTAAATCATTTTTATCAATATCTTGATTGTTAATCAAAATTTCACCACTAGTTTTATTATCTAAAAGTCCCAAAATATTTAAAAGTGTTGTTTTACCACTCCCAGATTTTCCTTGTATAGAAACAAAGTCACCATTATTAAACTTGAAATTTATATTTTTTAAAACTTCAATTTTTTCTGATTTTGTTTCATATATTTTATTTACATTTTTTAATTCTAACATAAAATGACCTCTTAATTATTATACTTTATAGCATCAGTTGGTTTCATCTTAGATGCTTTCATAGATGGAAGTATAGTTGAAAATAGGATTAAAATAAATGCAACTAAATATATTATAGATAATTCTATAAAGCTAACGCTTACAGGCAAAGTATCTAAATAATATGTAGTTGTAATATAGTATTTAAAGATTACTTTAAGTAAAATTATAACTATAGGTGATAATATTATAGATAATATCATACCAGAAACTCCTATTATCATACCTTCATATACAAATATTTTTAAAACATTGCTATCTGAATATCCCATAGCCTTTAATATACCTATATCTGATATTTTTTCTCTAACTATCATATTTAAAATTACAGATATGGCAAAAGATGCTATAAGTACTATCAAACTAAGTATTGCAACTAAAACAAATTTTTCAAAATTAATTGCACTTAATAAACTTTGATTATCCATATTCCAACTATGTACAAATACTTTATCTCCTAAATTATTATTAATATTATTTACTAATTTATTTATATTTGATATATTAGTTGGATTTTTAATATTAATTGAAATATTTGTAGCAATTTCTCCTTTTTCCTTTAATAATTGCAATGTCTCTAAAGGAAGTAATAAAAGTTCTGAATCATATGTATAATAACCAGTTTTAAATACACCAGTTATTTTAACTCTTATTTCCTTAGTATCTGTTGTTATTATATTAATTTCATCTCCAAGTTTAGTGCCCGTTTTATTTAAAAACTCATTTCCTACTAATACTCCTGTTAAATCTGAATTAGATTTAACTCCTTCTATCATATTAATATCTAATAATTCTAAATTAGTCCCTATTATTAAACTAGTTGTTGATAATCCATTGACATTAACCAGTCCTTGTGTTTCTATTCTAGGATTAACTGTTTTAACATCATATTTTTGTAATTCTTCTACTATTTCTTTATATCCTTCTTCATAATTTTCATACACACTAACATTTATATGTGGTGAAAGAGATAATATAGAATTTAACATATTATTCTTCAAACCATTAGAAATAGATAAAGAAACAACAAAAACAGTAAGTGATATAGCAACACCTAATATTGATACTATACTTTGAAATTTTCTATCAATGATATGCCTTTTAGCAATAAAAAATTCTACCATTTTTACCTCTATTCTGAAAATTCTACTTTTAGATTAGTTAATTCTGATATTTGTTTTATAAACCTTATTTTATATGAAATATTAAGTCTAAACATATATTCTGATCCATCTTTTGAAACTAAAGATAATGCTTTTTCATACTTTGAACCTCTAAACTTAATATCTTTAATAGTTAATCTTTTTATATCAGATATTATTATTTTCTTTTTACCAGTATTTATATAGTTTTCATCTATAACTACTATATAATTAAAAATTGTATAAAGATTGAATAATATATATACTATTAAAAGTAACTCAAGTACTAATCTTAATACTAGATTTGAATCTATACTAGAAAAATTCATTGTTGTAAAAGAATATATAAGCAGCATAAAAATACAAACTATTAGTATAAATGATCTAAAAAAATACATTATTGATAATCTATATTTGAATTCTTTTTTAGGATTTTCTATATACTCATTTTCTATTTTAGTTTTTAAAGTTTCATTTGTTTCTAAATTAAACATTTTATTCACCTTTTTCCTCAGTTTTAGATGTAGTCACATCATTTCCTTCTTCTTTTTGAACTGTACCTGCTTCTTCATCTACTATTTTATATATAGTTTCTCCTTCTTTTTTTAGATTCAACTTATCTCTTACAAATTTTTCTTTATTTATTCCTTCTCTAGCATCTTCTAATTCTTTTTGGATTTTCTCTTTTTCTTCCTTTAATTTTTCATATTTTGCATTACTTTCTGCAAGTTTTAATTTCATTTCACGAGTTTTTAATATATTATCATATATTCTATATGATAAACTTGCTGTTATTAGAAATAAAACTAATACAAAAATGTATAGCCAACGCTTAGATTTCATTTTTTACTCTCTTTCTTTTTCTTTTTAATCTCTTTAATAACCTTTAAGAAATTATCTAGATTATCAAATTTATTATATACAGAAGCAAATCTAACATAAGCTACTTCATCTAAATAAAATAGATTTTCCATTATTATATCTCCAAGCTTAGAGCTTTCTATTTTACCATTATAATTAGTTAATATATCTCTTTCTATATCATCTATTAAAACATCTATTTTAGAATTATCATAATTTCTTTTAACTAAAGATCTTACTATACCTTGATAAACTTTATTTCTATCATATTCTTCTATTTCACCGTTTGTCTTAATTATATATATAGGAAGATTGTATATTTTTTCAGAAGTATTAAACCTTTTTAAACACTTTTCACATTCTCTTCTTCTTTTTATAGAATTACCTTCATTTTGAGCACGGCTATCTATAACTCTTGTATCATGATTACCACAATATGGACATTTCATACTTACACCTATTTAATTTCCATTTTTTTAATTATTTCTATAACTTCTTCTTCAGAACTAGCATTTAAAAGATTTTCCGTAAATGATTTATCTTGAGCAAATCTTGATATTCTAGCTAATAAAGTTAAATATTCTTGACTCATACTATTAGGTGTTAAAAACATAAATACTAAATTTACCTTTTCTTCATCTATAGATTCATAATCTATACCTTCTTTATGTATACCTACACCCATAACTATTTTTGTTACAAAATCAGTTTTAGCATGTGGTATAGCTACAGATTTCCCTATTCCAGTTGA includes these proteins:
- a CDS encoding ABC transporter permease; the encoded protein is MVEFFIAKRHIIDRKFQSIVSILGVAISLTVFVVSLSISNGLKNNMLNSILSLSPHINVSVYENYEEGYKEIVEELQKYDVKTVNPRIETQGLVNVNGLSTTSLIIGTNLELLDINMIEGVKSNSDLTGVLVGNEFLNKTGTKLGDEINIITTDTKEIRVKITGVFKTGYYTYDSELLLLPLETLQLLKEKGEIATNISINIKNPTNISNINKLVNNINNNLGDKVFVHSWNMDNQSLLSAINFEKFVLVAILSLIVLIASFAISVILNMIVREKISDIGILKAMGYSDSNVLKIFVYEGMIIGVSGMILSIILSPIVIILLKVIFKYYITTTYYLDTLPVSVSFIELSIIYLVAFILILFSTILPSMKASKMKPTDAIKYNN
- a CDS encoding septum formation initiator family protein — translated: MKSKRWLYIFVLVLFLITASLSYRIYDNILKTREMKLKLAESNAKYEKLKEEKEKIQKELEDAREGINKEKFVRDKLNLKKEGETIYKIVDEEAGTVQKEEGNDVTTSKTEEKGE
- the nrdR gene encoding transcriptional regulator NrdR, producing the protein MKCPYCGNHDTRVIDSRAQNEGNSIKRRRECEKCLKRFNTSEKIYNLPIYIIKTNGEIEEYDRNKVYQGIVRSLVKRNYDNSKIDVLIDDIERDILTNYNGKIESSKLGDIIMENLFYLDEVAYVRFASVYNKFDNLDNFLKVIKEIKKKKKESKK
- a CDS encoding PTS sugar transporter subunit IIA, which translates into the protein MDNIYKNIYKINLDLKSKTKNALLKEMFKEIKDSEYILDKDKAFEDLLDREIIGSTGIGKSVAIPHAKTDFVTKIVMGVGIHKEGIDYESIDEEKVNLVFMFLTPNSMSQEYLTLLARISRFAQDKSFTENLLNASSEEEVIEIIKKMEIK